A window of the Alnus glutinosa chromosome 4, dhAlnGlut1.1, whole genome shotgun sequence genome harbors these coding sequences:
- the LOC133865953 gene encoding lysophospholipid acyltransferase LPEAT1 isoform X2 yields the protein MESELKDLNPTQGEANPQPPQSPQRSEPTHDEGSSKDDRPLLKPEPAPVSHESLQELEKKFAAYVRHDVYGQMGRGELPLEEKVLLAIALVTLVPLRVVAAMTILLLYYTICRICTLFSVPNREEGDQEDYAHMGGWRRSVIIQCGRALSRAMLFVFGFYWINQTYRIPNSHDKSSAVQNEGKDESDVPERLGAIISNHVSYIDILFHMSSFFPSFVAKRSVAKLPLVGLISKCLGCVYVQRESKSSDFKGVSGAVTERVKESHQNKSAPMMMLFPEGTTTNGDYLLPFKTGAFLPKAPVLPVILRYPYRRFSPAWDSISGVRHVIFLLCQFVNHLEVVRLPTYYPSEQEKDDPKLYASNVRRLMASEGNLIQSDIGLPEKRIYHAALNGLLSQC from the exons ATGGAGTCCGAACTCAAAGATCTCAATCCGACGCAAGGCGAAGCCAATCCCCAACCGCCGCAATCGCCGCAAAGATCCGAGCCCACCCACGACGAGGGCTCGAGCAAAGACGACCGCCCGCTTCTCAAGCCCGAGCCCGCCCCCGTCTCCCACGAGAGCCTTCAAGAGCTCGAGAAGAAATTCGCAGCGTACGTTCGGCATGACGTGTACGGACAAATGGGACGCGGCGAGCTGCCATTGGAGGAGAAGGTCCTGCTCGCAATCGCGCTGGTGACGCTCGTGCCGTTGCGCGTGGTGGCGGCGATGACCATATTGCTGCTGTACTACACGATTTGCCGGATTTGCACGCTGTTCTCGGTGCCGAATCGGGAGGAGGGCGACCAGGAGGACTACGCGCACATGGGCGGGTGGAGGAGGAGCGTGATTATCCAGTGTGGGAGGGCCCTCTCCAGGGCCATGCTTTTCGTTTTTGGGTTTTATTGGATCAACCAGACGTACCGGATTCCTAATAGTCACGACAAATCATCCGCCGTTCAG AATGAAGGAAAAGATGAGTCCGATGTGCCTGAAAGACTTGGGGCAATTATATCAAATCATGTATCCTACATAGATATATTGTTTCAcatgtcttccttcttcccgAGCTTTGTTGCTAAG CGATCAGTGGCTAAACTTCCTCTAGTAGGCCTCATCAG CAAGTGCCTCGGTTGTGTTTACGTCCAGCGGGAGTCAAAGTCATCTGACTTCAAGGGTGTTTCAG GTGCTGTGACTGAAAGAGTTAAAGAATCTCATCAAAATAAGTCTGCTCCAATGATGATGCTTTTTCCAG AAGGGACAACTACAAATGGAGACTACCTCCTGCCATTCAAGACAGGTGCATTTCTACCAAAAGCGCCGGTGCTTCCAGTGATTCTAAGATATCCTTACCGAAGATTTAGTCCTGCCTGGGATTCAATATCTGGG GTGAGACATGTCATTTTTCTACTCTGTCAATTTGTAAATCACTTAGAGGTGGTACGATTACCTACTTACTACCCCTCAGAGCAAGAAAAGGATGATCCAAAACTTTATGCTAGTAATGTTAGAAGGTTGATGGCAAGTGAG GGTAATTTGATACAGTCAGATATTGGGCTGCCTGAGAAGAGAATATATCACGCTGCTCTCAATG GTTTGTTATCTCAATGCTAA
- the LOC133866677 gene encoding anthocyanidin 3-O-glucosyltransferase 5-like, with translation MVVAESETMKPHVAVLPSPGMGHVIPLLELAKCLVIHHDIHVSFLNITTEASAAQKQLLHSPTLPQGLHVIDLPPADISTLVNEETLVLTRLCINVEESLKPLKSVLMELGKLQALVIDLFCTQAFEICNDLSIPTYTFFTPSTAFLAFSLYLPTLDREVECEFVDLPAPVQVPGCTPVRTEDLLDQVRNRKIDECKWFLLHVSRLPMAAGIFLNSWEDLEPVSHKAVTAHPFYQNIPTPPVHQIGPLIKQDEAPETESDAECLAWLDKQPSKSVLFVALGSGGTLTGAQLTELAWGLEMSRQKFILVARKPTDASASATFFNVGGDVSDPKAYLPEGFLERTKGVGLVVPSWAPQILVLRHPSTGGFLSHCGWNSTLESITHGIPMVAWPLYAEQRMNATMLVEEVGVAVKPAVEGGKGVVVREEIERVVRMVMEGEEGNVMRRRAGELKVSAVKALNFGGSSYESLSRVTKEWKAEHIYI, from the coding sequence ATGGTGGTTGCAGAGTCTGAAACCATGAAACCCCACGTTGCAGTCCTCCCAAGCCCCGGGATGGGCCACGTCATACCCCTCCTTGAGCTGGCCAAGTGCCTGGTCATCCACCACGACATCCATGTCAGCTTTCTCAACATCACCACCGAAGCCTCCGCCGCCCAAAAGCAGCTCCTCCACTCACCCACACTTCCTCAAGGCCTCCACGTCATTGACCTTCCACCTGCTGACATTTCCACCCTCGTCAACGAAGAAACTCTGGTCCTTACCCGGCTATGTATCAACGTGGAGGAGAGCCTCAAGCCTTTAAAGTCGGTCCTCATGGAGCTAGGCAAGCTACAAGCTCTCGTCATCGATTTATTCTGTACCCAAGCTTTCGAAATCTGCAACGACCTTTCCATTCCTACGTACACCTTCTTCACTCCCTCAACTGCTTTCCTTGCTTTCTCCTTGTACCTTCCTACACTGGACCGTGAGGTGGAGTGCGAGTTCGTTGACCTTCCTGCACCGGTTCAGGTCCCGGGTTGCACGCCGGTGCGAACTGAGGACTTGCTGGACCAAGTTCGAAACCGGAAGATTGACGAGTGCAAGTGGTTCTTGCTCCACGTCAGCCGGCTGCCCATGGCCGCAGGGATTTTCTTGAACTCGTGGGAGGATCTTGAACCAGTCTCGCATAAAGCAGTAACAGCGCACCCGTTCTACCAGAATATACCCACACCACCGGTTCACCAAATCGGGCCGCTCATCAAACAGGACGAAGCGCCGGAAACTGAATCGGACGCAGAGTGTCTAGCGTGGCTAGACAAACAACCGTCTAAATCGGTTCTCTTCGTGGCGCTGGGTAGTGGAGGGACTCTGACCGGTGCACAGCTCACCGAGCTGGCTTGGGGTCTGGAAATGAGTCGGCAAAAGTTCATATTGGTGGCACGTAAGCCAACCGATGCTAGCGCCTCGGCTACGTTCTTCAACGTGGGTGGAGATGTTTCTGATCCCAAGGCATATTTGCCGGAGGGTTTCTTGGAGAGGACGAAAGGGGTGGGGCTGGTGGTGCCGTCTTGGGCGCCGCAGATACTGGTGCTCCGCCACCCATCAACCGGTGGGTTTTTATCTCACTGTGGGTGGAACTCCACACTGGAGAGCATCACTCACGGTATACCAATGGTCGCATGGCCGCTTTACGCTGAGCAGAGAATGAACGCGACGATGCTGGTCGAAGAGGTTGGAGTGGCGGTTAAGCCGGCGGTGGAAGGAGGAAAAGGAGTCGTCGTAAGGGAGGAGATTGAGAGGGTGGTGAGGATGGTGATGGAGGGTGAAGAAGGAAATGTGATGAGGCGTAGGGCTGGAGAGCTAAAAGTCAGTGCTGTGAAAGCGTTGAACTTTGGTGGATCTTCTTATGAGTCGCTTTCTCGTGTCACCAAAGAATGGAAGgctgagcatatatatatataa
- the LOC133865363 gene encoding peroxisomal membrane protein 11A has protein sequence MDSKASTVQTPPQNPKTIIRSPPKGRDFLDHLEAYLAKRDGVDKLLKISRYATKIVLASSVLPETLTITGRLKSFDSSVGLSRKAFRLGKFVQDLNALKHSHFGSKQELVLSIVAYGGEGLYYFVEQFIWLSKSGLIDGKHSRNLQKISAWAEFIGYMGSVSLKLIDLKGIAEDEACLETSIEVAVSRGIGCLEEEQRLRKLREKKLMKKLSIVQDFADGLMALADIRDGKGRLSAPLFVSCAGLLSALISTHKNWSSC, from the coding sequence ATGGATTCGAAAGCTTCAACAGTTCAGACTCCCCCACAAAACCCCAAAACCATAATTCGGTCACCACCTAAAGGCAGAGACTTCTTGGACCACCTCGAAGCCTACCTCGCAAAACGAGATGGCGTGGACAAGCTCCTCAAGATTTCCAGGTACGCCACCAAGATCGTCCTCGCCTCCTCGGTGCTCCCCGAAACCCTAACCATAACTGGCCGGCTCAAGAGCTTCGATTCCAGCGTGGGACTCAGCCGCAAAGCCTTCCGACTCGGAAAGTTCGTCCAGGACCTCAACGCACTCAAGCACTCCCATTTCGGTTCGAAACAAGAGCTCGTCCTCTCCATCGTCGCCTATGGCGGCGAGGGATTGTATTATTTCGTCGAACAGTTTATCTGGCTATCCAAATCGGGTCTGATCGACGGCAAACACTCGCGCAATTTGCAAAAGATCAGTGCCTGGGCGGAGTTCATCGGGTACATGGGTAGTGTCTCGTTGAAATTGATAGATTTGAAGGGGATCGCCGAGGACGAAGCGTGCTTGGAGACGAGTATTGAGGTCGCGGTTTCCAGGGGAATTGGGTGTCTCGAAGAAGAGCAGAGGTTGAGGAAATTGAGGGAGAAGAAGCTGATGAAGAAGCTCTCGATCGTTCAAGATTTTGCAGATGGGCTAATGGCGTTGGCTGATATTCGCGACGGGAAGGGGCGGCTTTCGGCGCCGCTTTTTGTTTCGTGTGCGGGGCTTTTATCGGCGCTGATTAGCACTCATAAGAATTGGTCGTCTTGCTGA
- the LOC133866939 gene encoding J domain-containing protein required for chloroplast accumulation response 1 isoform X2 has product MERFSHRESVLLGYSASPLGSISLTNSNSSPRTPCRSSDVFDFHDVFGGPPRRASAQEKRCSFSEATEFYGEGGDHEALSCTRLGEKPVFGEENANRRRYTSNDFFDDIFRGDESLSSTPRKRDRDPFASAPGSRVLSPARPLPPKAEPFGSSSMPPEFRLGKGMELDVFGGSTSRNPPKNKDSSSSGVSFSSSSSSNLSRFSSQSVQSQEELGNDVQSCHRQRPLSREVFLALGSEGSSNSIKSDKMEPNGSEVPSDSNQFHFSIYKWASKGVPLAMPYRGGSSRMKESVKFERCSSWNAWLASERKARICNRQEIDSTLLTPESEPLSSLRRVVEDVPGNAILHDFCDTAEKEITVLTEEVHKPVLKPQCSLFFDDDCEQGTNAIPEKGEGKESTVKSAKNPSSVVDASKNVKKQDGKRTALNQNDVEADKGSFRDLPIHPGDNLGRNRVKGKVKEFVKIFSQEASPKPKEDIGSRSQSSKWKKKSTYRAENEISVSAAGLDEKIPRTLVNNTIPEASIMADESLKQSEKEHSAMKTTNHIFSDTSSGQKDNSSSTTASISNGSKATTMEVTDESFHVNFQTKDLTHGANELPQSGDDHEEIQGIDAKIRQWSNGKKGNIRSLLSTLQYVLWPESGWKPVPLVDIIEGNSVKRAYQKALLCLHPDKLQQKGAASHQKYIAEQVFEILQDAWNQFNSLGSL; this is encoded by the exons atggagagattTTCGCACAGAGAGAGTGTACTTTTGGGGTATAGCGCTAGCCCTCTAGGATCGATATCCCTCACAAACTCCAATTCTTCACCCAGGACCCCTTGCAGATCCTCCGACGTCTTTGattttcacgatgtgttcggagGGCCACCGAGGCGGGCATCGGCGCAAGAGAAGCGGTGCAGTTTCAGCGAAGCCACGGAGTTTTATGGAGAAGGAGGCGATCATGAAGCGCTTTCATGTACGCGTCTTGGTGAGAAGCCGGTGTTTGGGGAAGAAAATGCTAACCGAAGGCGGTATACAAGCAATGATTTCTTCGATGACATTTTTCGAGGCGACGAGTCGTTGAGTTCTACTCCGAGGAAGCGTGATAGGGACCCTTTTGCTTCGGCGCCAGGTTCGCGGGTTCTCAGCCCTGCCCGGCCACTTCCACCCAAAGCGGAGCCCTTTGGGAGTTCATCAATGCCTCCAGAATTCAG ATTGGGCAAAGGGATGGAGTTGGATGTATTTGGTGGTTCCACAAGTCGTAATCCACCTAAAAACAAGGACAGTTCATCCAGTGGAGTTAGCTTTTCGTCTTCTTCAAGTTCCAATCTTTCTAGATTTTCAAGCCAATCAGTCCAAAGCCAAGAGGAGCTGGGAAATGATGTTCAATCATGTCATCGCCAACGTCCTTTATCCCGGGAGGTCTTTCTTGCTCTTGGCAGTGAGGGCTCATCAAACTCGATTAAATCTGATAAAATGGAGCCCAATGGTTCAGAGGTTCCAAGCGACAGCAATCAATTTCACTTCTCAATATATAAATGGGCTAGCAAAGGAGTTCCATTGGCGATGCCTTATAGAGGAGGGAGTTCAAGAATGAAAGAATCTGTGAAATTTGAGAGATGCTCAAGCTGGAATGCGTGGCTAGCAAGTGAGAGGAAGGCGAGGATATGCAACAGACAAGAAATTGATTCAACTCTTCTCACGCCTGAATCAGAACCCCTGAGCAGCCTTCGAAGGGTTGTTGAAGATGTTCCTGGCAATGCAATCTTGCACGATTTCTGTGATACAGCCGAGAAAGAAATTACTGTGCTTACAGAAGAAGTTCACAAGCCTGTGTTGAAACCCCAATGTTCCCTGTTCTTTGATGACGATTGTGAACAAG GCACTAATGCAATCCCTGAAAAAGGTGAAGGTAAGGAAAGCACGGTCAAAAGCGCAAAAAATCCATCTTCAGTTGTTGATGCAAGcaaaaatgtaaagaaacaGGATGGAAAAAGAACTGCTCTGAATCAGAATGATGTAGAAGCCGATAAAGGTAGTTTCCGAGATTTACCCATTCACCCAGGTGACAATCTTGGGAGGAACAGAGTTAAGGGAAAGGTCAaagaatttgtcaaaattttcagcCAAGAAGCTTCTCCAAAACCCAAAGAAGATATTGGCTCTCGAAGTCAGAGCTctaaatggaagaaaaaaagcaCTTACAGAGCAGAGAATGAAATTAGTGTTAGCGCAGCTGGATTAGATGAGAAAATTCCCAGGACCCTTGTAAACAACACCATCCCAGAGGCTTCCATCATG GCGGATGAATCCCTGAAACAGTCAGAGAAAGAACATTCCGCTATGAAGACCACCAACCATATATTTAGTGATACTTCTTCAGGACAAAAGGATAACTCATCATCAACTACCG cATCCATTTCTAATGGCTCAAAGGCTACAACAATGGAAGTCACAGATGAGTCCTTCCATGTGAACTTCCAG ACAAAGGATTTAACCCATGGTGCGAATGAACTGCCACAAAGCGGTGATGATCACGAAGAAATTCAG GGTATTGATGCTAAAATACGACAGTGGTCCaatggaaagaaaggaaataTACGCTCATTGCTATCAACTTTACAATAT GTTCTTTGGCCTGAGAGCGGGTGGAAGCCTGTACCTCTTGTTGATATAATTGAAGGAAACTCTGTGAAAAGAGCGTATCAAAAAGCTTTACTCTGTCTACACCCAGATAAGCTACAGCAGAAGGGTGCTGCTTCGCATCAAAAATACATTGCAGAACAAGTTTTCGAGATTTTGCAG GATGCTTGGAATCAATTCAACTCACTTGGGTCATTGTGA
- the LOC133867425 gene encoding deSI-like protein At4g17486, whose amino-acid sequence MKIGSKKGWKSIMPLRLKSKSATRFCLFPKVKSTSYGPGNAPVHLNVYDLTPMNGYVYWAGFGIFHSGVEVHGVEYAFGAHDYPTSGVFEVEPRQCPGFKFRKSIFIGTTCLDPIQVREFMERESASYNGDTYHLIAKNCNHFCKDICYMLTGKQIPKWVNRLAKIGSVCNCVLPKALKISAVRHDPSCQLYDSEKKRLRSAFSCLSSISMRQRQLSTSSMFLQSPLKGCLPPWELRRSNNGSLKER is encoded by the exons ATGAAGATTGGATCAAAGAAAGGATGGAAATCCATTATGCCTCTTCGTTTGAAAAGCAAATCAGCCACCCGTTTTTGTCTGTTTCCTAAGGTGAAGTCAACTAGCTATGGTCCAGGCAATGCACCAGTCCATCTCAATGTGTATGACTTGACACCCATGAATGGCTATGTTTATTGGGCAGGCTTTGGTATCTTTCACTCTGGTGTGGAAG TTCATGGTGTAGAATATGCATTCGGAGCACATGACTACCCCACGAGTGGCGTGTTTGAGGTTGAACCTCGGCAGTGCCCAGGCTTCAAGTTCAGGAAGTCAATATTCATTGGGACCACATGCTTGGACCCTATTCAGGTGAGAGAATTCATGGAGCGCGAGTCAGCAAGCTACAATGGTGATACATATCACTTAATTGCCAAGAACTGCAACCATTTCTGCAAGGACATATGTTACATGCTGACAGGAAAACAAATCCCAAAATGGGTAAATCGACTGGCAAAAATAG GTTCAGTATGCAACTGTGTCCTTCCCAAAGCCCTCAAGATCTCTGCTGTAAGGCATGATCCTAGTTGCCAACTGTATGATAGTGAGAAGAAAAGGCTAAGAAGTGCCTTCAGTTGCCTGTCTTCTATCTCCATGCGGCAAAGGCAATTGTCAACATCTTCGATGTTTCTACAATCACCCTTGAAAGGCTGCTTACCGCCATGGGAATTGAGAAGGTCCAACAATGGTTCCTTGAAAGAAAGGTGA
- the LOC133865953 gene encoding lysophospholipid acyltransferase LPEAT1 isoform X1 has translation MESELKDLNPTQGEANPQPPQSPQRSEPTHDEGSSKDDRPLLKPEPAPVSHESLQELEKKFAAYVRHDVYGQMGRGELPLEEKVLLAIALVTLVPLRVVAAMTILLLYYTICRICTLFSVPNREEGDQEDYAHMGGWRRSVIIQCGRALSRAMLFVFGFYWINQTYRIPNSHDKSSAVQNEGKDESDVPERLGAIISNHVSYIDILFHMSSFFPSFVAKRSVAKLPLVGLISKCLGCVYVQRESKSSDFKGVSGAVTERVKESHQNKSAPMMMLFPEGTTTNGDYLLPFKTGAFLPKAPVLPVILRYPYRRFSPAWDSISGVRHVIFLLCQFVNHLEVVRLPTYYPSEQEKDDPKLYASNVRRLMASEGNLIQSDIGLPEKRIYHAALNGNNSLPSVLHQKDD, from the exons ATGGAGTCCGAACTCAAAGATCTCAATCCGACGCAAGGCGAAGCCAATCCCCAACCGCCGCAATCGCCGCAAAGATCCGAGCCCACCCACGACGAGGGCTCGAGCAAAGACGACCGCCCGCTTCTCAAGCCCGAGCCCGCCCCCGTCTCCCACGAGAGCCTTCAAGAGCTCGAGAAGAAATTCGCAGCGTACGTTCGGCATGACGTGTACGGACAAATGGGACGCGGCGAGCTGCCATTGGAGGAGAAGGTCCTGCTCGCAATCGCGCTGGTGACGCTCGTGCCGTTGCGCGTGGTGGCGGCGATGACCATATTGCTGCTGTACTACACGATTTGCCGGATTTGCACGCTGTTCTCGGTGCCGAATCGGGAGGAGGGCGACCAGGAGGACTACGCGCACATGGGCGGGTGGAGGAGGAGCGTGATTATCCAGTGTGGGAGGGCCCTCTCCAGGGCCATGCTTTTCGTTTTTGGGTTTTATTGGATCAACCAGACGTACCGGATTCCTAATAGTCACGACAAATCATCCGCCGTTCAG AATGAAGGAAAAGATGAGTCCGATGTGCCTGAAAGACTTGGGGCAATTATATCAAATCATGTATCCTACATAGATATATTGTTTCAcatgtcttccttcttcccgAGCTTTGTTGCTAAG CGATCAGTGGCTAAACTTCCTCTAGTAGGCCTCATCAG CAAGTGCCTCGGTTGTGTTTACGTCCAGCGGGAGTCAAAGTCATCTGACTTCAAGGGTGTTTCAG GTGCTGTGACTGAAAGAGTTAAAGAATCTCATCAAAATAAGTCTGCTCCAATGATGATGCTTTTTCCAG AAGGGACAACTACAAATGGAGACTACCTCCTGCCATTCAAGACAGGTGCATTTCTACCAAAAGCGCCGGTGCTTCCAGTGATTCTAAGATATCCTTACCGAAGATTTAGTCCTGCCTGGGATTCAATATCTGGG GTGAGACATGTCATTTTTCTACTCTGTCAATTTGTAAATCACTTAGAGGTGGTACGATTACCTACTTACTACCCCTCAGAGCAAGAAAAGGATGATCCAAAACTTTATGCTAGTAATGTTAGAAGGTTGATGGCAAGTGAG GGTAATTTGATACAGTCAGATATTGGGCTGCCTGAGAAGAGAATATATCACGCTGCTCTCAATGGTAATAATAGCCTGCCTAGTGTTTTGCATCAGAAAGACGATTGA
- the LOC133866939 gene encoding J domain-containing protein required for chloroplast accumulation response 1 isoform X1, with protein sequence MERFSHRESVLLGYSASPLGSISLTNSNSSPRTPCRSSDVFDFHDVFGGPPRRASAQEKRCSFSEATEFYGEGGDHEALSCTRLGEKPVFGEENANRRRYTSNDFFDDIFRGDESLSSTPRKRDRDPFASAPGSRVLSPARPLPPKAEPFGSSSMPPEFSLPARLGKGMELDVFGGSTSRNPPKNKDSSSSGVSFSSSSSSNLSRFSSQSVQSQEELGNDVQSCHRQRPLSREVFLALGSEGSSNSIKSDKMEPNGSEVPSDSNQFHFSIYKWASKGVPLAMPYRGGSSRMKESVKFERCSSWNAWLASERKARICNRQEIDSTLLTPESEPLSSLRRVVEDVPGNAILHDFCDTAEKEITVLTEEVHKPVLKPQCSLFFDDDCEQGTNAIPEKGEGKESTVKSAKNPSSVVDASKNVKKQDGKRTALNQNDVEADKGSFRDLPIHPGDNLGRNRVKGKVKEFVKIFSQEASPKPKEDIGSRSQSSKWKKKSTYRAENEISVSAAGLDEKIPRTLVNNTIPEASIMADESLKQSEKEHSAMKTTNHIFSDTSSGQKDNSSSTTASISNGSKATTMEVTDESFHVNFQTKDLTHGANELPQSGDDHEEIQGIDAKIRQWSNGKKGNIRSLLSTLQYVLWPESGWKPVPLVDIIEGNSVKRAYQKALLCLHPDKLQQKGAASHQKYIAEQVFEILQDAWNQFNSLGSL encoded by the exons atggagagattTTCGCACAGAGAGAGTGTACTTTTGGGGTATAGCGCTAGCCCTCTAGGATCGATATCCCTCACAAACTCCAATTCTTCACCCAGGACCCCTTGCAGATCCTCCGACGTCTTTGattttcacgatgtgttcggagGGCCACCGAGGCGGGCATCGGCGCAAGAGAAGCGGTGCAGTTTCAGCGAAGCCACGGAGTTTTATGGAGAAGGAGGCGATCATGAAGCGCTTTCATGTACGCGTCTTGGTGAGAAGCCGGTGTTTGGGGAAGAAAATGCTAACCGAAGGCGGTATACAAGCAATGATTTCTTCGATGACATTTTTCGAGGCGACGAGTCGTTGAGTTCTACTCCGAGGAAGCGTGATAGGGACCCTTTTGCTTCGGCGCCAGGTTCGCGGGTTCTCAGCCCTGCCCGGCCACTTCCACCCAAAGCGGAGCCCTTTGGGAGTTCATCAATGCCTCCAGAATTCAG CCTACCTGCCAGATTGGGCAAAGGGATGGAGTTGGATGTATTTGGTGGTTCCACAAGTCGTAATCCACCTAAAAACAAGGACAGTTCATCCAGTGGAGTTAGCTTTTCGTCTTCTTCAAGTTCCAATCTTTCTAGATTTTCAAGCCAATCAGTCCAAAGCCAAGAGGAGCTGGGAAATGATGTTCAATCATGTCATCGCCAACGTCCTTTATCCCGGGAGGTCTTTCTTGCTCTTGGCAGTGAGGGCTCATCAAACTCGATTAAATCTGATAAAATGGAGCCCAATGGTTCAGAGGTTCCAAGCGACAGCAATCAATTTCACTTCTCAATATATAAATGGGCTAGCAAAGGAGTTCCATTGGCGATGCCTTATAGAGGAGGGAGTTCAAGAATGAAAGAATCTGTGAAATTTGAGAGATGCTCAAGCTGGAATGCGTGGCTAGCAAGTGAGAGGAAGGCGAGGATATGCAACAGACAAGAAATTGATTCAACTCTTCTCACGCCTGAATCAGAACCCCTGAGCAGCCTTCGAAGGGTTGTTGAAGATGTTCCTGGCAATGCAATCTTGCACGATTTCTGTGATACAGCCGAGAAAGAAATTACTGTGCTTACAGAAGAAGTTCACAAGCCTGTGTTGAAACCCCAATGTTCCCTGTTCTTTGATGACGATTGTGAACAAG GCACTAATGCAATCCCTGAAAAAGGTGAAGGTAAGGAAAGCACGGTCAAAAGCGCAAAAAATCCATCTTCAGTTGTTGATGCAAGcaaaaatgtaaagaaacaGGATGGAAAAAGAACTGCTCTGAATCAGAATGATGTAGAAGCCGATAAAGGTAGTTTCCGAGATTTACCCATTCACCCAGGTGACAATCTTGGGAGGAACAGAGTTAAGGGAAAGGTCAaagaatttgtcaaaattttcagcCAAGAAGCTTCTCCAAAACCCAAAGAAGATATTGGCTCTCGAAGTCAGAGCTctaaatggaagaaaaaaagcaCTTACAGAGCAGAGAATGAAATTAGTGTTAGCGCAGCTGGATTAGATGAGAAAATTCCCAGGACCCTTGTAAACAACACCATCCCAGAGGCTTCCATCATG GCGGATGAATCCCTGAAACAGTCAGAGAAAGAACATTCCGCTATGAAGACCACCAACCATATATTTAGTGATACTTCTTCAGGACAAAAGGATAACTCATCATCAACTACCG cATCCATTTCTAATGGCTCAAAGGCTACAACAATGGAAGTCACAGATGAGTCCTTCCATGTGAACTTCCAG ACAAAGGATTTAACCCATGGTGCGAATGAACTGCCACAAAGCGGTGATGATCACGAAGAAATTCAG GGTATTGATGCTAAAATACGACAGTGGTCCaatggaaagaaaggaaataTACGCTCATTGCTATCAACTTTACAATAT GTTCTTTGGCCTGAGAGCGGGTGGAAGCCTGTACCTCTTGTTGATATAATTGAAGGAAACTCTGTGAAAAGAGCGTATCAAAAAGCTTTACTCTGTCTACACCCAGATAAGCTACAGCAGAAGGGTGCTGCTTCGCATCAAAAATACATTGCAGAACAAGTTTTCGAGATTTTGCAG GATGCTTGGAATCAATTCAACTCACTTGGGTCATTGTGA